Part of the Sphingobium sp. TKS genome is shown below.
CGTGTCGGTGCGCCTGGATCGGTCATGCCATGAGTGCTTGGACCGACCGTATCCTGCAGGAGTTCCCCCCAGATCTCTCGCGTTTCTGGGTCGCCTGCGACCCAGATGTCGTGCTGTTGGATGAGCACGTTCTCCAATCCTTGCGTGACCGCGGGTTTGAACTCGTCTCATTCGATGATCCGATCGTCTTCAGGGCATACTATGAAGAGACCTATCGGGCCGCATGGGACCAAGGGCGAGATCCTCCAAGCCCGGCGCTAATCCTACATCTCTCGTCCAATGAGAGCGACATCCTGCCTTGGGACTACATCCGGCAAGCGCGGATCGTCCGGCTCGGTTTGGCTGATCTCTTCGACAAGCTCAGTAGTTCAGTGCTGCGCCAGATCGACCCAAATTATTACGACAAGCTGTTTGATGCTCAGAAAGCCTATGCGTCTCAGACCTTAGGGGATGCAGCGACGAGCGACTTCATTCTGACGCATGTCTTCAAGATCGTCCCGGTACTGATCGACGATGAGGTGACTTTCTGGCGTGAGGTATTCCGATTGCACCTTCGAGGCTGGAGCTTGCCACCCGTTCTAGCCGACAGGATGGCTGCGATCCTGCAATCACGGCAGACGCTTTCCCATCTGCCAATCAAGGAATTGGTTGAAGACAGAGCATTCGCGTTGAAAGCGGCTCAATCGGCCTGGCTGACCTACCTGCAATCATTCGGCGTAGCGTCAGTAGCCTCTGGAAACCAAGAGAACGGCTCCAATTCCAGCTTGGCGATTCCGTTCGATCATCCTGACATTCGCATGGTGGTAGACTCCCTGTTCTTGGATGGATGCCTTGAGCCGGTTGCGGGCGATGCCGTTTCGGGGCACGCGCCTGCGTGGGTCCAGGTCGGCATCAAGAAGGACGTCCAAGGCCAGGCTCAGTTTATTGCTGAAAGCGCTACTGCGCTTGCAGAAGACCTGCCCGCAGAGGATGCCCACCATCGTGAATGGCTTTCGTTTGCGCAGCGTCTGGGCGAACTCCTGTGCAAGTTTTTCGAGCTTCCTGGATCGCTCGGGGACGATGTTTCACCTCAAATTGAGAGGCTTCAGCAATCAGCCGACGATCGTTTCCGTGGCTGGCTCATTCGGCACTTCGCGGACTTGCCTTCGCTCCCCGCGTCAAAAGCGCCTGTCATGCTCCATCACGTACCGCGGCATCTCAGTCATCGCCGCAGCGGCAGCGGCGCGCGCCAGGCATTGCTCCTATTCGACGGACTGGCGATCGATCAGTGGTGCAAAATCCGTGGGCGCCTGGCGGAGAACTTGTCATCCATCGAGATTGACGAAGGGGCATGTTTTGCCTGGTTGCCGAGTTTAACCTCGGTCTCACGTCAAACGGTGTTTTCGGGGCTCAGGCCACGAGAGTTCGCAGGAACGATAGAAAACACATCCGCAGAGCCGACATTGTGGGCCAAGTTCTGGCAAGATGCCGGACTTCGCAAGAGTGAGATCGTCTACCTCAAGGGCGTGAAGCGGCGCGAGGACCTGTCGCGGATTGCTGATGCGGTTAGCAGCTCCAACATCAAAATCGCTGGAATCGTTGTCGATATGGTCGATGAGATCGTCCACGGTGCAACTCTGGGTAAGCGAGGCATCGCCAGTCAGATTGACGATTGGTGTGATACCGGGTTCGTGGAGCAGCTGATGACGCTGCTGCTCGATCGAGGCTTCGAGATTTTCCTCACATCGGATCACGGAAACGTCGATGCGACAGGGGTTGGCCGGCTGAGCCAAGGGGTTCTGTCCGAAATAAAGGGCGAGCGGGTCAGGGTCTATCGGAGCGCCGATCTGGCATCCTCGGTACCCGCCGAACTTGATACCTTCAGGTTTGACCTACCGGGACTCCCCGTCGATTTTCTACCTGTTTATCCAAAGGGGAGAGGTGCCTTCACAGGGGTGGGGGATCGCGTGGTCGCTCATGGCGGAATGTCCGTTGAAGAGCTCATCGTCCCCTTCGTCCGCATTACGCCAAAGAGTTCGAGCAATGATAAGTGACACCTCGCCCCAAATCGGTTTTGACAGGTATATCCAGTTGGATTGGGCTCGCACCGCGCTACGTGTTCGGTCCGGCTTTGAAACTTTAGAAGAGCTGCGAGACCTGATCGACGCAAGCCATACAGGCATCGCGGCTAAGAAAAAGACACGCACTGTGTTGAACCGGCTTTGGTTAGAACCGAGGTCGGAACTCGTAGCGCTATCTGATCGCGCTGTGGCAATCTACAAGTCTGACCCAAGCGCATCGGTGGCGGCACTGACTTGGGGGATGGCCATCGCCACATATCCGTTCTTCGGAGCTGTTTCGGAGATCGTTGGAAGACTGCTGCGCTTACAGGGCGAATGCTCTTCAGCCGAAGTGCATCGGCGCATGGCGGAAGTTTATGGTGAGCGCGAGGGAACGCGCCGCATGACCAACATGGTGCTCCAATCTCAGGCTGACTGGGGTGCGATCGACCGGATGAGCCAAGGGAAGATCATCACGGCAAGGCACAAGCCCATCACTCTGACGCCAGAGCTGGAGCTATGGCTGGTAGAGGCTGCTCTAAGGCATGCTGGCCGAGGAATGTCCATCAACACGGTGGCGACAAGTCCTGCGCTGTTCCCGTTCAGTTTCAGCGATCGACTGGCCTATAACCTCAGCCAAGATGAAAGGTTCGCTATCCGAGTAGACAGCGCCAGCAATCGCATTGTCGCATTGATGTAAGGTTTTGTTCGATGGCGATTACTCGTGCTGCAATCCAAGGTGCATTGGAAGCGGAACGAAGCTTCGTTCAGAAGGGTGGCAGGGTCGAAGTTGCGTCTTCGGATTTGGACGACGGTTACCTTGTTTTGGGCGTACGGTCGGTCAAAGGGCAGCGCCGAGTTGTCGTCGATGAGGCCTTGGAAGGTGTCAGGGCCAAGTGGGGCGACAAGCTTGAAGCTGGAGGCATAATCAAGCTTGTCGATAGCGATAACGACAGGATCGTGATTCAGGTCGCAGCAGGCGGGATGCCCGAGATCGGAAGTCAGATCTGGCTTTTTCCGGGCGATTTCCTTGGACCGCTGATCGATATGTGGGCCGGTGAAATGGGCGCGCTGGCAGCCAAAAGACTGCGCCAGACGAAAGAAGACACAGCACCGCTCCAGCCAATTCTTCCGCTTGGAGATCGCTTCTCAGACCTCCGTCAAAGGCAAGTGGAAGCCGTCCAGAACTCGGCATATCGGTGCTCAATCACAATCGGTCCGCCGGGAACTGGCAAGACCTATACGATTGGCGCGTTGGGCGCCTACCTGCTCAAGAGATTTCCGAAATCTCGCATTCTCCTGCTGGGGCCAACGAATGTCGCCGTGGACACGGCACTCCTTTCCATAGACGATTGGCTCGGGCGTATCGACAAGCCAGCCATCGCGAAAACTGCCAAACGGGTAGGCGCCTATTTTGACCCACGGAAGTTTGTAAATCGTCCACACCTGCTCGCACCAGGTGTTGCCGAAAAGAGTACGGAATTCCTGCTCCTTGAGGCATCCGAACCTCCGAAGAGCAAAGTCGGTGAGCACATCAGATGGAAGGATAAATTGAGCGCGCTCCGCAAGGAGCTGGGCGCGGATATCTCGGCCGTCGCGTCCGAAGCCAGACTTGTGGCGACAACCGTTTCCTCGGCGATCACTTGGCACGAAACCCTACACGCCGCAGGACCTTGGCATTTTGTGATCTGCGACGAGGCGAGCCAGGTAATTGGACCGGCCGCCCTTATGGTTCCGGCAATGGGGCAGCAGACCATATTTGCTGGTGATCCATGTCAGCTGTCGCCGATCGTTCAAAGCGCTGGGGCGGGCGAAAAGGCCCTTCTCGGGAAAACGGCATTCGATCTGTTCGCGCATACGCCAACGACCATGCTGAATGAACAATCTCGAATGGCAGTTGGAATTTGCCAGGCGGTAAGCACGACATTCTATAACGGCGAGCTCAAGGTCTGTCGGAAAGCGATGGCTGATCCGGATTGGAAGAAGCAGCGCAGTCCCTTTTTTGTGGATGGGCGCGAGATCCCGAGGGTTTGCTTCGATCAGGTCTCCGAACCAGCAACGTATTCGCAAAGCTACGGTGGCTTTATCCGCTTTCAGTCGGCTAAGCTCATCGAAACCATTATCGATAATCTGGCTGGCTCTTATGTCGATGCGGAGGACATCATGGTTCTGACGCCTTTTCGAGCTCAGCGTACGCTGATCCGTAATTTTCTTAGACGAAGGCATCCCGAAATCTCAGTCAGTACTGTCCACCGAGCACAAGGAAGCGAGCGGACCCTCGTGATCTTTGATCCGGTCGATGGAACATCGAATTTTTTGCTAGGCCGAGATGGCGAAAGGCTCATCAATGTGGCGGTTTCTCGTGCGAAAGCACACGTAATCGTGCCCTTCGTTCGCGACGATCTCAGCAATCCTGCTTTAGGACTGTTACACAAGATCGCGAGCAGATCCTTCCAGACGGCTGGCAAATTTGCCCGTCCCTTCACGTTCTCGTCACTTGCAAATTAACCGTCGATCTTGTTATGTTCTCATCCAAGCTCTTCCAACATTGGAATGCAAGGCCATGGAAAATCGCAAGCCTGAAAAGTCGACTCTCGATGGAGTTGATGCTGCATCGCCTTGGTCGGGGCTTGCGGAAGTGAGCGAAGCTATCCGTGACAATCGCCTAATGGAGTACAGGATCAAGAAGTCGTGGGCCGACCCTTGGGGGCGCAAGCTGACGATAATCGGCCTTATCGTCATTGGCGCAGTTTTCGCGTTTCTGGCTGGAGCGTCCTTCGGCCTGTGGTGACCGTTGCAGTCACCACTCCTTCACATCATCTGCTGCTTCTGCACTGGCACCTTGGGCTCCCTTGGTGATCGCGTCCAGACGTCCCCTAGAGCCGGTAATCTTCTGGCGACCGGCCGCCTGAGCCCTTTGCACCTCTTCATGGAGACCGTCGGCGTCCACACGTGGTACCGAACCGGAACCTCCGCTGCCGGTTTGTGCTCGACTGCGCACCGATCCTGCGCCAGAGACTGCCGGACGGGATACGGACTGTCCGGGGACGAGTATGAGGCGATCGTCGATCCCGTCGCGAAGCTGCTCGGCATAACTTTCAACGAACTTTGCCTGCAATGCCTGGCCTTCCGGACTGAGCTGGAAGGTGACGTCGTCGAACCGCGCAGTGCCATAGAAATCGCGGTTGCTCTCGATCTCGGCTAGGCCCCATTCTCGGTAGGCCTGCGACAGATTGAGGCTGCCTGCGGCGCTGTTTCCTTCGAAGAAAGACGCCTGGCTCTCGAGGCGATTGGCGAGCTCTTCAGCTCGGCGAGCCTCAATAGTGAAGCTCTGCGCCTCTGTCAGAGAAGCATTCATGCCGCTCGCAGTGCTCGAGATCGACGAGCTTGATGAGGTACTGACCGAGCGAATGAAACCATCGCGGGTACTCGACCAATTTCGGCTGTCAGACATCTGGGACAGGCTGCCAAAGATCCGAGAACGGTCTTCGGATGCGATACCGATGTCGCTGTCGGTCCAGGTGCGTGTCCCGCCCCCTTTCGCTCCTACGCTTCCCGAGAGCACGCCATTTGAAATGCCCGCTTTGGCGCCGGCCTCGCCACCCAGGAACCAGGCGGTAGAGATGTCATCGGCGGCCCTGCGCGACAGCCCGAATTGCCGCTGCAGACTGGTCGATGCCTGGTCGACCTCGCTGAAAGCGGTCTGGATGCTGTCGGAGTTCGAGGTGCCGGTCGCACTCTCGAAGGATGCCCCCCGGCTGAACTGGTCTCTGAGCTCGCGGAACTTCGTGACAGCGCTGGCCGTCGATTCCGTGGCGACATTGGCATAGGTCTCGCTGTTGGCGCGGGCCTGCGATGCCATCGTTGAGAGGCGCGCCGTGAATTCCTGGCCCAGCGTCGGCGTGAAGGGATAGCTGGAGGTCGGGATCTGGTCGTAGCTGCCGTCCGGAAAGCTCGTGGTCATTGCCCCGGTGTCGCTGAAGGTCCGCGTCTGCGGCGCGCCGTACGTGAAGCTCGGTGCGATCGTGCCTTGTGCGAACTGGCGGGTGAGGACGCTCGAGTTTTCGAAGCTGGTATTGCCGAGTGAGACATTGCCGGTACTCGCCTCCCGGGCCGCTTCCTCGGCCGCGTTCTGGCTCGGGTTGAGGTAGCTCGTGGCGTTGTGGGAAATCGCCATGGCGCCCTTGGCCACACCCCCTGCCAGGAACGGCACCGATGCGATGAGATAGCCTGCCAGCAGACCGATATCGCTGTTGACGTCGGCCATGCCGGTAAAGCTCGCCAGGCTGAGGCCGTTGCTGCCCGTGACCGCGCTCATGTCAGCCGCGCCCTTGTACATCAGCATCATGTGGAGGATCACGAACAGCGGTCCCCAGGCCGCGAGATAGAAGAAGCCTGTCACATAGCCCTTGAGTGCGACAGGTCCCGTCTTGGGGAGAAGGAAGAGCGGGAAAAGCACCGGGAAAAGGGCGTAGAACAGCACGGTCAGCACGACGTTCAGGAGCGGGACCCACTTCATCGCGTTGCTCGCAATCGAGCCATAGGTCCGCTCGGTCTGAATGTCGGCGCGGGTCTGGGCGTAGACGTCGACATTGCCCGCGCCGCTGGTGCCGGACATCGAATGCATGGCCTGGCTCATCGCGTTGATGGTCAGCGTCTGCTTGAAGATTTCGGTAGCGTTGGCCGACACGCCGGTGAGGTACTGATAGGCCACCGGCAGGTCGGCAAAGAGCTTCGCCTTGGCGAGCGCGGCTGTCTGGTTGGGGTAAAGCTGACGGCCAAACACCGATCCCATCGCATCGACGAGGCCAACCCACTGCGCATTGAGCGTGTCATAGGCCTCGCGGCAGGTCACTATGTTCGAACTCACCTTGCCTGAAGTGGCATCCCGGGTCAGGAACCGCTGCGCGCGCGCCTGACTGCCCGGCGCGATCGTCGCCCAGATGTCGCCGGTTTCCGCGAGCTCCTTCATCGAGTAGCGGCCGAGCAGGACGTCGTAGAACACGCATTGCCGGAAATGCTCGTCGAGATTGGCAGCAAACTCCGGATCGGAAATCCGCAAGGACCGGGTCGCATCGTAGAGCCGCGCGCCGTAGATCATCCCGTTTTTCGAATAGTTGAGATCCCCAGGCAGGCCGAACACCACTTCTGCCGAGCCCGTCAGATAGTCGCCGACCTGGCTGGTAAAGCTCGCCATCAAGGCCAAGCCCAGCGGCACGTTGCTGACATTGGCCGGGGCAAGGCTCGGATTGAGCCGGTCGGTCACATGGACATCGAGCCGCGGCACCATGAGGCAGGAGTAGATGAGCGTTGCGCCTAGGAACCAGTTTATCCAGGCGCGCCAGTCCTGATTGAACGCGAGGGTGATGGCAGACAGGCCAAGCCCCATTACCATCACCACCTGGAGCAGGCTCTTGTAGCCCCCGTTGCCGGTCCAGGCGGCGACCGCCTGGAAGACGTTGACCAGATAGTCCCCGCCGCCGACCGTGAAAATCTCGACCATGTCTGTTGTCCCGCCTGGATGTGGTTGGTCCGGTCAGTGGGTGAGGGCGCGGTTCTGGACGCCGCGCGACCAGTCCAGCGATGCGGCCATTCCGGGCGACATCGAGGCGGCCAGCACGTTCTCGATGAAGGCCGTCTTCTCGATGATCTGCAGCACCGCATTGACCTTGAGGTGCGTGTTGGCCTGCCGGTCAGCGAGAGCCTGACGCACGACATTGACCTGATTCTGCCACATCGCGATCTTGGCTTCGTCGGCCCCGATGAAACTCGACATCGAGCGGCCCGCCTCGCTCACGATCCGGTCGAGCACGGCAAACAACAGGTCGACACTGGCGATCTCGGCCAGGGTCTCCCGGTCGTCGGTCGGCATGCCCCGGCCATAGGCCGCCTGGACGGTCAGGATCTTGTAGAGCGGGATAGACGCGACTTGCAGCAGTTCCTTTTGCTCTTCGCTGATCGCGGTGTCGTCCCGGATGGCCTGAACCATACCGCCGATGAGCGCAGCCACGCGCGGCCGCAGTGCTTTCGATGCCGGCAGGCTCAGCGACTTGAAGCCCGGGTTGAGGCACTTTTCCGGCTCGTCGCAGTCGAAGATGAGGACGTTGCCATTCGAGGTGCCATCCAGCAGCGAAGTCACGAGGGTGGACGATGCCTCACCAACGATCGGCACGAACTTGCCCGGCTCGTCGTCCTTGGGGGGCACGTAGATGATTGTGCCCAGCAGCGTCATGGCATATTCGGCGAGCTCCTCGTCGAAGCGGCCGCCAGGCGAGAAGAACGCCGACTGCTTGAGGATCGTCCAGGTGTAGTTTCGCGGCACCCCGGGATTGACGTCGTCATACTTGCCCGAGCCTTGCGCGGTCGTGCTCGATCGCTGCCCCTTGGTGCCGCACCCATGCTTGGCCGCGGCATAGTCGGTGAAGATCCCTTCGGAGTTGCCGATCGCTTCGCAGATCGCCTTGTCGGCAAGGTCGCCCTTCGGCCAAATCCCGCCCACCAGACCCTGCGCCATTTCGCAGGAGTTGATGTTGAGGTTGTTCATGAGCTGAGCCTTCTGGCTGAACTCCTGCATGATCTTCGAGCATTCCGGGCAGACCGTGTCGATCGCCAGGCTGAAGGCAAAACCGACGGCATTGTTCGCGACTGCCTTCAGCATCGCGACGATCTCGCTCGCGTTGATGAAGCTGAAGGACCCGGCAAAGATGTCGATGCCGCCGCAACCGGCGCGGGCGCGCGGCAGCTGTAGATTGGCGATGTTGGTGGTCTTCTGCGGGAACCGCGTCCAGACATTGCCGAGGCTGTAGTAGCCGGCAGATTGCCCCTGGAACGCGGTCGGTCCGTTGACGTTGGCAGCGCCCCCGACGTCGTTCAGAAACGAGTCCATCGAACTGCCGACGTCGGCCGATGCGCCAGACAGCGGGAGGGCGAAGGGGAGGGCGGCTGCCAGAAGCGCAGCGACGGCTCTTTTCATCCTAGTAGTCACGTCCAGCTTCCTTCGATGTGAGGAGGTAAATCCGGTCCTGAAGCTCGTCGGCGCTCATGACGCCGTAGCCGATCGGAATGGGGCGGCCGGTCCGCGCGTCCCAGAGCACGACCGCTGGCGTGATCTTGGGCTCGAGCCCCATGCGGCTGCGCTGGTTGGTCTCGACCGTGTAGTTCGGGAAATGCCGCGACGGGCCGCCATCGGTCGAAATCGCGCGCACCGCGATATGCCAGGTCGAGGCAACGCTCTGCACGATCGGCGACATGACTTCGCAAGCGCCGCAGCTCTGGGCGAAGAAGTAGAAGAGCCCGTAACGCTCGGAAAGCTGGGCCATCGCGGCGTTGCGTTCCGCGCTGCGCGAATCCTGCCACTGGCGCTTGCCAAGCGTCGAGACCGGGCGCTGCAGCGTGTAGTCGAGCTCGGGATCCTGCCAGATCGCCCGCTGCCAGACGTCGCTGAAGAGCGACGCGCGGTCGAGCTGGGCGCGCTGGAAGCGGATATAGGCCGTTACATTCGCTGGCGTCGGCTCGAGGATCGCCTTGGCCTTCAGTTCGCGCAAGGTCGCCGTGATCGCATCAAGTTGGCTGGTCGCGCTGGCCGCAGGCGCTGGCGAGGGTGAATTCTGGTCCGGCGTCTTGGGCCGCTCGCAGTAGAACCAGTATCCGAGCCGCCGCTCCTCGCAATAGAAGCTATCCTGGCGCTCGGCCGATTGTGCGCTGGGAGGCGCATCGGTCCGGCTTGCGACCGGCTGGGCGGTCGCCGGAGAAAGCTGGCAAACGGAATTGGCAATCGCGCAGGCGGCGAGCAGCCGCCACGCAGCCTTACTGGCGGGCGCGGGCATAGTAGTCCTCGATTTTCTGTTGGATGTCCTGGGTGGCCTGCAGCTCGTCAGGCAGGCGGGCGGCGTCGGTAAACTCGGCGTAGACCTCGCTGAAGTCCATTTTTGAGAGGTCGAGCCGGGCAAACTCGTCGATGGTGAAGCCCTGGCATTGCTCGGTCTTCGGCTTGCCCCAGGGCTTGTTTAGCTGCTGGCGGCCTTGCTCCTGCAGGATCCGCGAGAGCTTGGACTCAAAGCAGCAATAGACCTTGCGCTTGGTCAGGCACACGCCAAGGAACGAGGACGAGCAATAAGTGCCGACGTAGGCGCACAGACCCTGCGCATCCTTCTGGTGCAGCAGCATCTCCTCGCGGCTGCAGCCCAGCGCCACGAGCAGCTGGATGCCCGGGATAAGCGGGAAGCCCTTGCCCTTGCAGCAGTTGAGCACGCCGAAGACCTTGGACGAGCAGCTTTCCCGGGTCCCCTTGAACAGAGTGAGGTTGTCCGGATCGAATTCGCGGCGCGCCTGGTTCATCGCGTTCAAGGCGACGGCCGCGTCCTTGAACTCGTCGTTGGCCTCGCGCTGGATGGTCTCGCATGAGCCATCGATGCAGTAGACATCGCCGTCGCAGATGAACTGGCCGGTGTTCGCAGGCTGGTCTGGAACCGGGCAATCATAGACCCGCTCCCAGGTGCGGCAGGGCTCCCCCGCGAGGCAGTCTTCGCGCACCAGCTTGCAGCCCGGAGTGGCTTCAAGTGTCTGGCAGTCCTGTGCCTCTGTGAACTGCGCACAGCTGTAACTGCGGCTCCACGCCCAGCACGGCTGCGTCACGGCGATGCCATCGACGATGCGGGTCACCGGATCGCTGTCCGTGCACGTCTCGGTGTCCTGCTGGCACGAGGTATCAGCTGCGAGACCAGCACACTGGCTTTCATCGCGCGCCGTTGTGACGACGTTCTCGCCTGTCACCGTGTAGGGCGTCGCGCCATCGACCGGCGCCGTGCAACTCACGAGATCGACCCTCAGATCGCCCGAGTTACAGCCCCAGTAGATCCCGAAATAAGGATCGCACAGGTTGATCGGATAGGACTGCGTGACCGTGCATTGCGGCGCGGGGTAGCGGTTGCAATTGTAGACCGAAGCCGGATCGACCCCGCTGCCGCCGACGCAATAGTAGCCGTAGACTTGCCGCTGTTCGACACGCGCGGTCAACGTCACGGGGCAGGTTCGCGTTTCCTGTGTCGCCGTATAGCCGACATTGCAGGTCGCCATGTAGCGCGCCGCGGTTCCGCTGGCCGGCGGCAAGGGCACGCAGCGTCCCTGCGAGCCGCCGATGGCCATTCCGCTCGTATAGGCGAGCGGGTCATCGCTGATCACATTGCTGCGCGCGATCGTTGCATCGAGATCCTGCGGCGCAAATCGGGCGCGCCGGTCCATCGAATCCCGCATGGCCTTGTAGCCGGTGTTGGTCGTCGCCTGGCTCGCCGCTTCGCGTCTCATCCGGTCAGGATCGTCGAAGTAACCCGACTGGCTCGGCGTGCCGCCGAAATTGGGAATGCGGCTTGCATCGGGGTTCGTCGTTGCCGCGCCTTGCGCCGAGGCTGTCTTGTCCCGCCCGAAAGCCTTGCCATCGGCCTTGGCAGCATCGGTTGTGGTTTGGGCGTAGAGCGGGCCGGCGAGGGCGAGCAGAAGCGCGCCCACGCCAGCGAGAGAGAGGACTGGTCGTTTCATGGAACCTGCCTTTCAAGACGGGCGAGGTGCTGGGCCGCGAGCAAGGCGCCCGGCCCGCCACCGCGCGCGAAGGTCTCGAGCGCGTAAGCT
Proteins encoded:
- a CDS encoding conjugal transfer protein TraN — protein: MKRPVLSLAGVGALLLALAGPLYAQTTTDAAKADGKAFGRDKTASAQGAATTNPDASRIPNFGGTPSQSGYFDDPDRMRREAASQATTNTGYKAMRDSMDRRARFAPQDLDATIARSNVISDDPLAYTSGMAIGGSQGRCVPLPPASGTAARYMATCNVGYTATQETRTCPVTLTARVEQRQVYGYYCVGGSGVDPASVYNCNRYPAPQCTVTQSYPINLCDPYFGIYWGCNSGDLRVDLVSCTAPVDGATPYTVTGENVVTTARDESQCAGLAADTSCQQDTETCTDSDPVTRIVDGIAVTQPCWAWSRSYSCAQFTEAQDCQTLEATPGCKLVREDCLAGEPCRTWERVYDCPVPDQPANTGQFICDGDVYCIDGSCETIQREANDEFKDAAVALNAMNQARREFDPDNLTLFKGTRESCSSKVFGVLNCCKGKGFPLIPGIQLLVALGCSREEMLLHQKDAQGLCAYVGTYCSSSFLGVCLTKRKVYCCFESKLSRILQEQGRQQLNKPWGKPKTEQCQGFTIDEFARLDLSKMDFSEVYAEFTDAARLPDELQATQDIQQKIEDYYARARQ
- the pglZ gene encoding BREX-3 system phosphatase PglZ; its protein translation is MSAWTDRILQEFPPDLSRFWVACDPDVVLLDEHVLQSLRDRGFELVSFDDPIVFRAYYEETYRAAWDQGRDPPSPALILHLSSNESDILPWDYIRQARIVRLGLADLFDKLSSSVLRQIDPNYYDKLFDAQKAYASQTLGDAATSDFILTHVFKIVPVLIDDEVTFWREVFRLHLRGWSLPPVLADRMAAILQSRQTLSHLPIKELVEDRAFALKAAQSAWLTYLQSFGVASVASGNQENGSNSSLAIPFDHPDIRMVVDSLFLDGCLEPVAGDAVSGHAPAWVQVGIKKDVQGQAQFIAESATALAEDLPAEDAHHREWLSFAQRLGELLCKFFELPGSLGDDVSPQIERLQQSADDRFRGWLIRHFADLPSLPASKAPVMLHHVPRHLSHRRSGSGARQALLLFDGLAIDQWCKIRGRLAENLSSIEIDEGACFAWLPSLTSVSRQTVFSGLRPREFAGTIENTSAEPTLWAKFWQDAGLRKSEIVYLKGVKRREDLSRIADAVSSSNIKIAGIVVDMVDEIVHGATLGKRGIASQIDDWCDTGFVEQLMTLLLDRGFEIFLTSDHGNVDATGVGRLSQGVLSEIKGERVRVYRSADLASSVPAELDTFRFDLPGLPVDFLPVYPKGRGAFTGVGDRVVAHGGMSVEELIVPFVRITPKSSSNDK
- a CDS encoding conjugal transfer protein TraG N-terminal domain-containing protein: MVEIFTVGGGDYLVNVFQAVAAWTGNGGYKSLLQVVMVMGLGLSAITLAFNQDWRAWINWFLGATLIYSCLMVPRLDVHVTDRLNPSLAPANVSNVPLGLALMASFTSQVGDYLTGSAEVVFGLPGDLNYSKNGMIYGARLYDATRSLRISDPEFAANLDEHFRQCVFYDVLLGRYSMKELAETGDIWATIAPGSQARAQRFLTRDATSGKVSSNIVTCREAYDTLNAQWVGLVDAMGSVFGRQLYPNQTAALAKAKLFADLPVAYQYLTGVSANATEIFKQTLTINAMSQAMHSMSGTSGAGNVDVYAQTRADIQTERTYGSIASNAMKWVPLLNVVLTVLFYALFPVLFPLFLLPKTGPVALKGYVTGFFYLAAWGPLFVILHMMLMYKGAADMSAVTGSNGLSLASFTGMADVNSDIGLLAGYLIASVPFLAGGVAKGAMAISHNATSYLNPSQNAAEEAAREASTGNVSLGNTSFENSSVLTRQFAQGTIAPSFTYGAPQTRTFSDTGAMTTSFPDGSYDQIPTSSYPFTPTLGQEFTARLSTMASQARANSETYANVATESTASAVTKFRELRDQFSRGASFESATGTSNSDSIQTAFSEVDQASTSLQRQFGLSRRAADDISTAWFLGGEAGAKAGISNGVLSGSVGAKGGGTRTWTDSDIGIASEDRSRIFGSLSQMSDSRNWSSTRDGFIRSVSTSSSSSISSTASGMNASLTEAQSFTIEARRAEELANRLESQASFFEGNSAAGSLNLSQAYREWGLAEIESNRDFYGTARFDDVTFQLSPEGQALQAKFVESYAEQLRDGIDDRLILVPGQSVSRPAVSGAGSVRSRAQTGSGGSGSVPRVDADGLHEEVQRAQAAGRQKITGSRGRLDAITKGAQGASAEAADDVKEW
- a CDS encoding conjugal transfer protein TraH, which translates into the protein MKRAVAALLAAALPFALPLSGASADVGSSMDSFLNDVGGAANVNGPTAFQGQSAGYYSLGNVWTRFPQKTTNIANLQLPRARAGCGGIDIFAGSFSFINASEIVAMLKAVANNAVGFAFSLAIDTVCPECSKIMQEFSQKAQLMNNLNINSCEMAQGLVGGIWPKGDLADKAICEAIGNSEGIFTDYAAAKHGCGTKGQRSSTTAQGSGKYDDVNPGVPRNYTWTILKQSAFFSPGGRFDEELAEYAMTLLGTIIYVPPKDDEPGKFVPIVGEASSTLVTSLLDGTSNGNVLIFDCDEPEKCLNPGFKSLSLPASKALRPRVAALIGGMVQAIRDDTAISEEQKELLQVASIPLYKILTVQAAYGRGMPTDDRETLAEIASVDLLFAVLDRIVSEAGRSMSSFIGADEAKIAMWQNQVNVVRQALADRQANTHLKVNAVLQIIEKTAFIENVLAASMSPGMAASLDWSRGVQNRALTH
- a CDS encoding DEAD/DEAH box helicase yields the protein MAITRAAIQGALEAERSFVQKGGRVEVASSDLDDGYLVLGVRSVKGQRRVVVDEALEGVRAKWGDKLEAGGIIKLVDSDNDRIVIQVAAGGMPEIGSQIWLFPGDFLGPLIDMWAGEMGALAAKRLRQTKEDTAPLQPILPLGDRFSDLRQRQVEAVQNSAYRCSITIGPPGTGKTYTIGALGAYLLKRFPKSRILLLGPTNVAVDTALLSIDDWLGRIDKPAIAKTAKRVGAYFDPRKFVNRPHLLAPGVAEKSTEFLLLEASEPPKSKVGEHIRWKDKLSALRKELGADISAVASEARLVATTVSSAITWHETLHAAGPWHFVICDEASQVIGPAALMVPAMGQQTIFAGDPCQLSPIVQSAGAGEKALLGKTAFDLFAHTPTTMLNEQSRMAVGICQAVSTTFYNGELKVCRKAMADPDWKKQRSPFFVDGREIPRVCFDQVSEPATYSQSYGGFIRFQSAKLIETIIDNLAGSYVDAEDIMVLTPFRAQRTLIRNFLRRRHPEISVSTVHRAQGSERTLVIFDPVDGTSNFLLGRDGERLINVAVSRAKAHVIVPFVRDDLSNPALGLLHKIASRSFQTAGKFARPFTFSSLAN
- a CDS encoding conjugal transfer protein TraF — translated: MPAPASKAAWRLLAACAIANSVCQLSPATAQPVASRTDAPPSAQSAERQDSFYCEERRLGYWFYCERPKTPDQNSPSPAPAASATSQLDAITATLRELKAKAILEPTPANVTAYIRFQRAQLDRASLFSDVWQRAIWQDPELDYTLQRPVSTLGKRQWQDSRSAERNAAMAQLSERYGLFYFFAQSCGACEVMSPIVQSVASTWHIAVRAISTDGGPSRHFPNYTVETNQRSRMGLEPKITPAVVLWDARTGRPIPIGYGVMSADELQDRIYLLTSKEAGRDY